ACCGTCGCGGAGCCGGTGGCGAGGCGGATCAGCACGGCGATCAGCCAGCCGAGCAGCAGCGCGGAGACGTGCCACTTGCCGGACCACTCGCTGACCGCCTGACCGACGCCGACGTCGATCAGGGTCTGCTTGAAGCCGCCGCCCGCGCCGACGATGAACACGATGCCGGCGATCGGGCCGAGCGCGTTGCCGACCGTCGCGGAGATCTTCCCCTTGTCGAAGCCGGCCGCCCGGCCGAGGGTCAGCATGCCGAGCAGGGTCGCGGCGAGCAGCGCGATCAGCGGGGAGCCGATGAAGTCGAAGAACCGTTGGACGCCGGCCTTCGGGTCGTCGACCACCACGTCGGCGAGGGCCTTGCCGAGCATCAGCACGACGGGCAGCAGGATGGTGGCCAGGACGGCGCCGAACTTCGGGGTCCGCTCGCGCTTGATGGTGTCGACGGGCGCGGTCTCGGCGGGGATCTCCAGCGGGCCGACCCAGCGCTGGGCGAGGCGGGAGAACAGCGGGCCGGCCACGATCAGGGTGGGGACCGCGATCAGCAGGCCGAGCGCGAGGGTGACGCCGAGGTCGGCCTTCAGCGCGTCGACGGCGACCAGCGGGCCCGGGTGCGGGGGCACCAGGCCGTGCAGCACGGAGAGACCGGCCAGGGCGGGGATGCCGATCCGCATCAGCGGGAGGTTGCCGCGCCGGGCGACCAGCAGCACGATCGGGATCAGCAGCACGACGCCGACCTCGAAGAACAGCGGCAGGCCGAGCACGGCGGCGATCAGCGCCATCGCCCAGGGCAGCAGCTTCGGCCCGGTCCTGGCCAGCACGGTGTCGGCGATGATGTTGGCGCCGCCGGAGTCGGCGAGCAGCTTGCCGAGCATCGCGCCGAGCCCGATCAGCAGGCCGACCGAGGCGACGGTCGAGCCGAAGCCGGTGGAGAAGCTGCTGAGCAGCTTGTCGAACGGGGCGCCGGCGACGGCGGCGAGCAGCCCGGAGCCGAGGGTGAGCGCGAGGAACGGGTGCAGCTTGAACCGGGTGATCAGCAGGACGATCGCGCCGATGCTGAGCAGCACCGCGAGCAGCAGTTGGCCGTTGCTGGACGTGTGGGGGAGCGCCGGTGCGCCGGCGGCCAGCAGGGTGGGGGTCACGGGGGTCTCCATTGACGGGCCGTCACCGTCCGGCGGTCGGGCGGCCGGTGGCGGGGTGTGACGAGTCGGTGTCGGGCGGACGCTCAGCGGGGCAGCGCGGAGACGGCGCGGTCGACCAGGGTCTCCGGGTCGGCGCCGACGTCCAGCACGGTGCCCTGCTCGTCCGCCTGGAGCGGTTCGAGCGTGGCGTACTGGGAGTCCAGCAGGGAC
The DNA window shown above is from Streptomyces sp. TLI_171 and carries:
- a CDS encoding gluconate:H+ symporter, producing METPVTPTLLAAGAPALPHTSSNGQLLLAVLLSIGAIVLLITRFKLHPFLALTLGSGLLAAVAGAPFDKLLSSFSTGFGSTVASVGLLIGLGAMLGKLLADSGGANIIADTVLARTGPKLLPWAMALIAAVLGLPLFFEVGVVLLIPIVLLVARRGNLPLMRIGIPALAGLSVLHGLVPPHPGPLVAVDALKADLGVTLALGLLIAVPTLIVAGPLFSRLAQRWVGPLEIPAETAPVDTIKRERTPKFGAVLATILLPVVLMLGKALADVVVDDPKAGVQRFFDFIGSPLIALLAATLLGMLTLGRAAGFDKGKISATVGNALGPIAGIVFIVGAGGGFKQTLIDVGVGQAVSEWSGKWHVSALLLGWLIAVLIRLATGSATVATITAAGIVAPLAADMSTTHAALLVLAIGAGSLFLSHVNDAGFWLVKEYFGMSVGQTLKSWSVMETIISVVAIALILPLSLVI